A single Ketogulonicigenium vulgare WSH-001 DNA region contains:
- the treZ gene encoding malto-oligosyltrehalose trehalohydrolase: protein MGYLATRGRVHHMPFGATISQNGTWFRLWAPKCANVQLVLSEAETVPMRTNGQGWHEIEVPGVTAGTLYRFALPDRSLIADPASRFQPQGLDGPSAVIDPTLFQWTDKAWVGRDWEEAILYELHIGAFTESGTWASAIERLDHLADLGITAIQIMPVAQCYGRFNWGYDGASWYAPMNSYGSPDDMRAFVDAAHARSMMVLLDVVYNHFGPIGNDLEKLTPIFTDRHNTPWGCAINFDAEGSSFARSFVIDNALYWLTEFNLDGLRLDAIHELKDDSNTHILEILSARIRSAFPARKIHLVVENSDNGASWLRRDNESQPVFYTAQWNDDLHHVLHTATTGEAGGYYADFLDDDVVFDKLGRALREGFIFQGEYKLHEGRNRGEPSAALPPQAFISYMQNHDQVGNRIQGSRISHFTSAAAVHAYIAIYLLSPQIPMIFMGEEFGATTAFPFFSDVPDDMRESVIEGRMRDMRGNSEDIDPTKPDVEETYDPTSEATFMRAKIDWVEAEENHGQQMLRIYRTLIDLRQREIVPRLKAMAGFSAHGKRMGRSSMFTTWIMGDGAVLRAYINLSHVSEESTVPLIGRKIWQTGWADGQMLGPWSVLWTIEV from the coding sequence ATGGGCTATCTGGCAACCAGGGGGCGTGTGCATCACATGCCGTTCGGCGCAACGATTAGTCAAAATGGCACGTGGTTCAGATTATGGGCTCCTAAATGCGCGAATGTGCAGCTAGTACTTTCCGAGGCCGAGACAGTTCCCATGCGTACCAATGGCCAAGGCTGGCACGAGATAGAGGTGCCGGGAGTGACGGCCGGGACACTCTATCGGTTCGCGCTGCCTGATCGCAGTTTGATCGCGGATCCCGCGTCGCGCTTTCAGCCCCAAGGTTTGGACGGGCCGAGTGCGGTAATCGACCCGACATTATTTCAGTGGACAGATAAAGCCTGGGTTGGCCGTGATTGGGAGGAAGCCATCCTCTACGAACTCCATATCGGGGCATTTACCGAAAGCGGCACTTGGGCGTCGGCGATTGAAAGGTTGGATCATCTTGCCGATCTGGGCATAACAGCGATTCAGATTATGCCGGTGGCGCAATGTTATGGCCGCTTCAACTGGGGATATGACGGCGCTTCATGGTATGCGCCAATGAACAGCTATGGAAGCCCGGATGATATGCGGGCCTTTGTAGATGCTGCACATGCCCGCAGTATGATGGTCTTGCTGGACGTGGTATATAATCACTTTGGGCCGATTGGAAATGATCTCGAAAAACTCACACCGATTTTCACGGATAGGCATAATACACCTTGGGGGTGCGCGATTAATTTTGATGCTGAAGGATCGTCTTTTGCGCGTTCTTTCGTCATAGACAATGCGCTTTATTGGCTGACAGAGTTCAATCTTGACGGGCTTCGCCTTGATGCGATCCATGAATTGAAAGATGATAGTAATACACATATTCTTGAAATTTTATCTGCGCGCATACGCAGTGCATTTCCTGCTAGAAAAATTCATCTTGTTGTGGAAAACTCGGATAACGGGGCCTCATGGTTGCGGCGCGATAATGAAAGTCAGCCGGTTTTTTATACGGCGCAGTGGAATGACGATCTTCATCACGTTCTGCACACAGCCACCACCGGGGAAGCCGGTGGCTATTATGCGGACTTTCTGGACGATGACGTGGTATTTGACAAACTAGGCCGCGCACTGCGCGAAGGGTTTATCTTTCAAGGCGAATACAAGCTGCATGAGGGACGAAACAGGGGCGAACCGAGCGCGGCTTTGCCGCCGCAGGCCTTTATCAGCTATATGCAAAACCATGATCAAGTCGGAAATCGTATCCAAGGAAGCCGGATCAGTCATTTTACCAGTGCCGCAGCGGTTCATGCCTATATTGCCATTTATTTGCTATCGCCGCAGATCCCGATGATATTTATGGGTGAGGAGTTCGGGGCGACCACAGCCTTTCCATTCTTTTCAGATGTTCCGGATGACATGCGGGAATCCGTAATCGAAGGTCGGATGAGGGACATGCGCGGCAATTCGGAGGATATAGATCCGACTAAACCGGATGTCGAGGAAACCTACGATCCAACCAGTGAAGCCACATTCATGCGTGCCAAAATTGATTGGGTCGAAGCCGAGGAAAATCACGGTCAGCAGATGCTTCGTATCTATCGGACTCTTATAGATTTGCGTCAACGCGAGATTGTGCCACGGTTAAAAGCTATGGCTGGATTTAGCGCCCATGGCAAGCGCATGGGACGCAGCAGCATGTTTACAACCTGGATCATGGGCGATGGCGCGGTGCTGCGTGCCTATATCAACTTATCCCATGTATCCGAGGAGTCGACGGTCCCCCTTATAGGGCGCAAAATTTGGCAAACCGGCTGGGCAGATGGTCAAATGCTGGGGCCATGGAGCGTTTTGTGGACGATAGAGGTCTAG
- the glgB gene encoding 1,4-alpha-glucan branching protein GlgB — protein MTLRAEGGGVPRDRAIALQHGREADPFAILGPHLTAHGWQIRAFMPDAAAVFLCCDDGKTPMQQHPDAAGLWTATMPVAPSYRFEAHFLDGAVYGWQDAYRYGSLFHDKWSQSPNGLRLWHSLGAHCVEVSGVKGTFFAVWAPNARRVSVVGDFNHWDGRRAPMRLQHGCGIWEIFLPDVTADALYKFEVLGADGIMRLKADPYGQQAERAPGNASIVTMKSAFAWTDKDWMTTRGSRHSPDAPISIYEIHLGSWRGQGGYEGLCVSLLDYIEDMGFTHIELMPVHEHPFAGSWGYQPVGLYAPAARYGKPDQLRTFVNAAHSRGIGVILDWVPAHFPEDPHGLAMFDGTALYEHQDSREGRHPDWGTLIYNFGRREVKDFLTSNALYWLEEFHIDALRVDAVASMIYRDYSRPAGEWIPNIYGGNQNLEAIAFLQDLNTAVYREAPGIMMIAEESTSYPGVTRPVDQQGLGFGYKWNMGWMNDILRYMSRESIHKKYHHHEATFSTVYAGSEHYILPFSHDEVVHGKKSLLAKMPGDANQQFANLRALYAFMWGHPGKKLLFMGQEFAQSREWNHDENLNWWEADQPQGRAMSSFLRDLNRLYRRYPALHGSDRDGFTWVDANADQDSIFVWLRHVPNDPAPVLIAINMTPVDREVQIGLPRAGNWREILNSDAAVYGGGNLGNLGGISALDMPMQGQPYGATLTVPGLSAIWLTPDEQN, from the coding sequence GTGACTTTGCGCGCTGAGGGCGGGGGCGTCCCGCGCGACCGCGCCATCGCATTGCAACACGGCAGGGAGGCCGATCCCTTCGCTATTTTGGGGCCGCACCTGACCGCGCATGGGTGGCAAATCAGAGCGTTCATGCCCGATGCGGCGGCGGTATTCCTATGCTGCGATGATGGAAAAACGCCTATGCAGCAGCATCCTGACGCGGCGGGTCTATGGACTGCGACAATGCCGGTTGCGCCAAGCTATCGTTTTGAGGCGCATTTTTTGGATGGTGCAGTCTATGGATGGCAAGACGCTTACCGATACGGCTCACTTTTTCACGACAAATGGTCTCAATCGCCTAATGGTTTGCGTTTATGGCATTCTTTAGGCGCACATTGCGTAGAGGTATCGGGCGTCAAGGGCACATTTTTCGCGGTGTGGGCACCAAACGCAAGGCGCGTCAGCGTCGTGGGGGATTTCAATCACTGGGACGGCCGCCGCGCTCCGATGCGGCTGCAGCATGGCTGCGGTATATGGGAGATATTCCTGCCCGATGTCACTGCAGATGCCCTGTATAAATTCGAGGTGTTGGGTGCGGATGGTATAATGAGACTGAAGGCGGACCCCTATGGCCAACAGGCCGAGCGCGCGCCGGGCAATGCCTCCATCGTGACAATGAAATCCGCGTTTGCCTGGACGGATAAGGATTGGATGACGACACGCGGCAGCCGCCACTCCCCTGATGCGCCCATATCCATCTATGAAATTCATCTTGGATCATGGCGGGGGCAGGGCGGTTATGAGGGACTTTGCGTCAGTCTTTTGGATTACATTGAAGACATGGGCTTTACGCATATCGAGCTGATGCCTGTCCATGAGCATCCTTTCGCAGGGTCGTGGGGATATCAGCCCGTCGGCCTTTATGCGCCGGCGGCACGATATGGCAAACCTGACCAGCTACGCACATTCGTAAACGCTGCGCATAGCCGCGGTATAGGTGTGATCCTCGACTGGGTTCCCGCCCACTTTCCCGAAGATCCACATGGATTGGCCATGTTTGATGGAACAGCCCTCTATGAACATCAGGACTCACGCGAAGGGCGCCACCCCGATTGGGGGACGCTGATCTATAATTTTGGCCGCCGCGAAGTCAAAGATTTTCTAACTTCAAATGCACTCTATTGGCTGGAGGAGTTTCACATCGATGCTCTTCGGGTCGATGCCGTGGCCTCGATGATCTATCGTGATTACTCACGCCCAGCAGGTGAATGGATACCAAATATATATGGCGGCAATCAAAACCTGGAAGCGATCGCGTTTTTGCAGGATTTGAACACGGCAGTTTATCGCGAAGCTCCTGGAATTATGATGATTGCAGAGGAATCGACAAGTTATCCCGGTGTCACACGGCCAGTCGATCAGCAGGGCTTGGGATTTGGTTATAAGTGGAACATGGGCTGGATGAATGACATTCTGCGTTACATGTCACGCGAGTCGATCCATAAGAAATACCATCACCATGAAGCTACATTCAGCACCGTTTATGCCGGCTCGGAGCATTACATCCTGCCTTTCAGCCATGACGAGGTTGTGCATGGCAAAAAGTCGCTTTTGGCGAAGATGCCGGGCGACGCGAACCAGCAATTTGCAAATCTTCGGGCCCTTTACGCCTTTATGTGGGGACATCCCGGCAAGAAGTTATTGTTCATGGGGCAGGAATTCGCGCAAAGCCGCGAATGGAACCATGACGAAAACCTGAATTGGTGGGAGGCAGACCAGCCGCAGGGACGTGCTATGTCGTCTTTTTTGCGCGATCTGAACAGGTTATACCGCAGATATCCGGCCCTTCATGGTAGTGACCGCGACGGATTTACGTGGGTAGATGCGAATGCAGACCAGGACTCTATCTTTGTCTGGTTACGCCACGTGCCTAACGATCCCGCTCCCGTGCTGATTGCGATCAATATGACGCCTGTGGATCGCGAGGTGCAGATCGGTCTGCCACGCGCAGGAAATTGGCGCGAAATCCTCAATTCTGACGCGGCGGTCTATGGTGGGGGTAATCTTGGAAATCTTGGCGGGATTTCAGCCCTGGATATGCCTATGCAGGGGCAGCCCTATGGCGCGACGCTGACTGTGCCGGGGCTTTCGGCGATATGGCTGACGCCCGATGAGCAAAACTAG
- the glgA gene encoding glycogen synthase GlgA produces MDDSFFGDRPGASHHRALSITAEFAPLIKVGGLADVAGTLPSYLGKQGWDTRTLMPLYPQLDALAGNWPIVHREDLVLCGAAVVRMGEHAGNTLLLLDAPQLFGELAAPYEAMTGDWAEVARRFAALSEMGACLAAAGLQDGWRPDVVHAHDWHAALATHLIKLRNIPVGTALTLHNASFQGILTYDDAHRIGLPQSWLTKEADHYGHTSFLKAGIQTADVVTTVSPNYARELLQPETGMAMDGYLRARGTRFRGILNGIDVAAPRRRSVNAHLAHKRRMRAELCAEFNLRSDGPLAVIVSRLTAQKGLDIVVDVWSALDECDSSLILVGTGDPAIEDGFRSIRRKHPNRVGLCLAYSSELAARLFTGGDCILIPSRFEPCGLTQMYAMEQGTIPIATAVGGLADTIIDATPAALKAKAATGILLPGAEPRHLSRALHHMCALHAQPAVWRQMQINAMRMDFSWDEAAADYAAVYRQARELYPSRGGGSDFAR; encoded by the coding sequence ATGGATGACTCTTTTTTCGGCGACCGGCCGGGCGCAAGTCATCATAGGGCGCTTTCGATCACGGCTGAATTCGCACCGTTGATCAAAGTCGGTGGTTTGGCAGATGTGGCGGGGACATTGCCCAGCTATCTGGGCAAGCAAGGCTGGGACACGCGCACTCTGATGCCGCTTTATCCGCAGCTTGATGCGCTTGCGGGAAACTGGCCAATCGTGCACCGCGAAGATTTGGTGCTGTGTGGCGCGGCCGTGGTGCGTATGGGCGAGCACGCTGGCAATACATTGCTGCTGCTCGACGCCCCGCAGCTGTTTGGCGAGCTTGCTGCCCCATACGAGGCGATGACGGGCGACTGGGCCGAGGTCGCGCGAAGATTTGCCGCGCTGTCGGAGATGGGCGCATGTCTTGCCGCCGCAGGTCTGCAAGATGGCTGGCGGCCAGATGTTGTTCATGCGCATGATTGGCACGCGGCGCTGGCGACCCATCTGATAAAGCTGCGCAATATTCCAGTTGGCACCGCCCTCACGCTGCACAATGCGTCTTTTCAAGGCATTTTGACCTATGACGACGCGCATCGGATAGGGCTGCCGCAATCGTGGTTGACGAAGGAGGCCGATCACTACGGTCACACCTCGTTTTTGAAAGCAGGCATCCAGACAGCCGACGTTGTGACAACCGTTAGCCCCAATTACGCGCGCGAACTGCTTCAGCCTGAGACCGGAATGGCAATGGATGGCTATCTGCGCGCACGTGGCACCCGCTTTCGCGGCATTTTGAATGGGATCGACGTTGCCGCGCCGCGACGGCGTTCCGTGAATGCGCATCTGGCACACAAAAGGCGGATGCGGGCCGAGCTATGCGCCGAGTTCAATTTGCGCAGTGATGGACCGCTTGCGGTGATCGTCAGCCGACTGACTGCGCAGAAGGGGTTGGATATCGTTGTGGACGTCTGGAGCGCGCTGGATGAATGCGACAGCTCGCTGATCCTTGTCGGCACGGGCGACCCAGCAATAGAGGATGGTTTCAGGTCAATCAGGCGCAAACATCCCAATCGGGTGGGGTTATGTCTGGCCTATTCGTCGGAACTGGCCGCGCGCCTGTTCACAGGCGGGGATTGCATTTTGATCCCCAGCCGGTTCGAGCCATGTGGGCTGACACAGATGTATGCGATGGAGCAGGGCACGATCCCGATCGCCACGGCGGTCGGCGGTTTGGCTGATACAATTATTGACGCCACGCCCGCTGCGCTAAAGGCAAAGGCTGCAACTGGCATCCTTTTGCCGGGAGCCGAGCCACGCCATCTCAGCCGAGCACTGCATCATATGTGCGCGCTCCATGCCCAGCCCGCCGTCTGGCGGCAGATGCAGATAAACGCGATGCGGATGGACTTTTCCTGGGACGAGGCGGCGGCGGATTACGCGGCAGTGTATCGGCAAGCACGGGAATTGTATCCCTCTCGGGGTGGTGGCAGTGACTTTGCGCGCTGA
- a CDS encoding SMP-30/gluconolactonase/LRE family protein, whose translation MHDIPTPISADRLILGEGPGYDGDSDLAWWFDIASKTLFLCDGTTQRQQAITLPLQASAAAITNDGRQLLLTERGIFDRDLSNGSLHVVLHADWSTGGLRSNDARVHPSGAWWISTISKRGTAGAGAIYHFGKGELRRLWADMTTPNSICFSPDGATGYFADTAAKRILKVGLDPLTGLPSGHPQLMIQFDQDHPDGAVTDHNGNLWVAIWGGSRIICLGPDGLHKTSLYLPVPNVTCPAWVGPKQDHMLITTAREGMTPAQLSHYPQAGAVFLMKPGTMGPQNPRVIL comes from the coding sequence GTGCATGACATTCCAACGCCCATAAGTGCAGATCGCCTGATACTGGGGGAGGGGCCGGGTTATGACGGCGACTCTGATTTGGCTTGGTGGTTTGACATCGCAAGCAAGACACTTTTTCTTTGCGACGGGACGACACAGCGGCAGCAGGCGATCACCCTGCCGCTACAGGCAAGCGCCGCAGCGATCACAAACGATGGCAGGCAGCTTTTGCTGACAGAGCGCGGCATTTTTGATCGCGATCTGTCAAATGGCAGCCTGCATGTTGTTTTGCACGCAGACTGGTCTACAGGAGGATTGCGCTCAAACGATGCACGCGTTCATCCCAGCGGGGCGTGGTGGATCAGCACGATCAGCAAGCGTGGTACAGCCGGGGCGGGCGCCATTTACCACTTTGGCAAAGGCGAATTGCGCAGGCTTTGGGCGGATATGACCACGCCAAATTCCATTTGCTTCTCGCCGGACGGGGCGACTGGCTATTTTGCCGACACCGCCGCAAAGCGCATCCTTAAGGTCGGGCTGGATCCGCTGACGGGCCTGCCAAGCGGTCATCCGCAGCTGATGATCCAATTTGATCAGGACCATCCCGACGGCGCCGTTACCGATCATAATGGTAATTTGTGGGTCGCAATCTGGGGCGGCAGCAGGATCATCTGCTTGGGGCCAGACGGCCTGCATAAAACATCGCTTTATCTGCCGGTGCCAAATGTAACCTGTCCCGCCTGGGTGGGGCCAAAACAAGACCACATGCTGATCACCACCGCCCGTGAAGGCATGACCCCCGCGCAACTGTCCCATTATCCGCAGGCAGGCGCAGTATTCCTAATGAAGCCCGGGACAATGGGCCCGCAAAATCCGCGGGTTATACTGTAA
- the glgX gene encoding glycogen debranching protein GlgX: MIDEKSELVFDLQRSWSDRLGAECDCDGTNFALFSENATRVELVLFDAAGVNEIWRGDLPQIEGGIWHGYLPMIRPGQCYGYRVHGPWAPEEGHRFNPAKLVLDPYARELRGDFVWDDALFGHDVAQDDLVRDDRDNAHFMPKAVVVDPVFDWEAESSLRHPWDEVVMYEAHVRGLTMQHPAVDAEDRGTFVGLSSDAIIAHLTDLGVTTVELLPVHGFVQDRHLIEKGLSNYWGYNTIAFFAPHQGYLKSGEVIEVKTAIKKMHRAGIEVILDVVYNHTAEGSEMGPTLSFRGIDNASYYMLAEDRRHCYDTTGTGNALNLAHPMVLRMVLDSLRYWVEVMHVDGFRFDLASTLGRGPQGFDQRGAFFAAIQQDPILSKVKLIAEPWDIGEGGYQLGGFPWPFREWNDKFRDDTRRFWKGDEGMLPRLSQRLLGSPVQFDHTHRPATSAVNFVTAHDGFTLWDVLSYDGPHNLANGEDGSDGHSTNHSDNFGHEGPTEDPHINQMRLARAKAMMATLILSQGVPMLLAGDEFGHTQEGNNNAYCQDNPTTWLDWGGKNEALHAAVRHLLAFRRTHKIATSQFLRGDSGTQVVTWLHPCGEDMREEDWQDRGLKVCGLLCARESDRILTVVNAGGETGFLLPAGSWTCVIDTSAENVCCQIPAEGTWIIPPQSVVVFRESDAGAQ, from the coding sequence ATGATCGACGAAAAATCCGAACTTGTGTTTGACCTGCAACGCAGCTGGTCCGATCGCCTTGGTGCCGAATGTGACTGTGATGGCACAAATTTCGCACTTTTTTCCGAGAACGCGACACGGGTCGAACTGGTCCTATTCGATGCGGCGGGTGTCAACGAAATCTGGCGCGGCGACCTGCCGCAAATAGAGGGCGGCATCTGGCACGGCTATCTGCCAATGATACGGCCGGGCCAATGCTATGGTTATCGGGTTCACGGACCTTGGGCCCCGGAGGAAGGGCATCGATTCAATCCGGCAAAGCTTGTCCTGGACCCCTATGCCCGCGAGTTAAGAGGGGATTTCGTATGGGATGACGCGCTGTTCGGCCATGATGTCGCCCAGGATGATCTGGTGCGCGATGATCGCGACAACGCGCATTTCATGCCCAAAGCCGTGGTGGTCGATCCCGTGTTCGATTGGGAGGCGGAGAGTAGTCTCCGTCATCCTTGGGACGAGGTTGTCATGTATGAGGCCCATGTCCGCGGTTTGACAATGCAGCATCCGGCAGTGGATGCCGAAGATCGTGGCACATTCGTTGGGTTGTCGAGCGATGCGATTATCGCGCATCTGACCGACCTTGGTGTCACGACCGTCGAGCTACTGCCGGTGCATGGTTTTGTGCAGGACCGACATTTGATCGAGAAGGGCCTGTCCAATTATTGGGGTTACAATACGATCGCCTTCTTCGCGCCCCATCAGGGATATCTGAAGTCCGGCGAAGTGATCGAGGTGAAAACGGCAATTAAAAAGATGCATCGCGCCGGTATCGAGGTGATCCTTGATGTGGTTTACAACCATACCGCTGAGGGCAGTGAAATGGGCCCGACCCTGTCGTTTCGCGGCATCGACAATGCCAGCTATTATATGTTGGCAGAGGATCGCCGCCATTGCTATGACACGACGGGCACAGGCAATGCCCTTAACCTCGCTCACCCGATGGTATTGCGAATGGTGCTGGATTCACTGCGTTACTGGGTCGAGGTGATGCATGTCGATGGCTTTCGATTTGATCTGGCATCGACGCTGGGGCGCGGTCCGCAAGGTTTCGACCAGCGCGGCGCTTTCTTTGCAGCAATCCAGCAAGACCCAATTTTGTCAAAGGTAAAGCTGATTGCAGAGCCATGGGACATCGGCGAGGGCGGCTATCAACTGGGCGGATTTCCGTGGCCGTTTCGCGAATGGAACGACAAGTTTCGTGATGACACGCGCCGTTTTTGGAAAGGCGATGAGGGAATGCTTCCTCGCCTCTCGCAGCGCTTGCTGGGATCGCCCGTGCAGTTTGATCACACACATAGACCTGCGACAAGCGCTGTGAACTTCGTGACGGCGCATGACGGGTTCACGCTTTGGGATGTATTGTCCTATGACGGCCCCCATAACCTGGCCAATGGCGAGGATGGTAGTGACGGTCATTCGACAAATCATTCCGACAATTTCGGCCACGAGGGCCCGACCGAGGATCCGCATATCAACCAAATGCGATTGGCGCGGGCCAAGGCGATGATGGCCACGCTGATTTTGTCGCAAGGTGTGCCCATGCTGCTGGCCGGCGACGAGTTTGGCCATACGCAAGAGGGTAACAACAACGCCTATTGTCAGGACAATCCTACCACTTGGCTGGATTGGGGAGGCAAAAATGAGGCGCTGCACGCGGCGGTGCGGCATCTGCTGGCGTTTCGGCGGACTCATAAGATTGCGACATCTCAGTTTCTGCGTGGCGACAGTGGCACGCAAGTGGTGACATGGCTGCATCCTTGCGGTGAAGACATGCGCGAGGAGGACTGGCAGGACAGGGGACTGAAAGTTTGTGGGCTGCTGTGTGCGCGCGAGAGCGACCGTATCTTGACTGTCGTCAACGCTGGCGGCGAGACAGGTTTCCTCTTGCCAGCGGGCAGCTGGACATGCGTGATCGACACATCTGCTGAGAATGTCTGCTGTCAGATCCCGGCAGAAGGCACGTGGATCATCCCGCCTCAATCTGTCGTGGTTTTTCGCGAATCTGACGCAGGAGCGCAATAA
- a CDS encoding glucose-1-phosphate adenylyltransferase family protein yields MLDALVFTEHSREPMIAPFESIRGPEMFIHFEEPTKTFCILLAGGKGARLHELTENVCKPALPFAGGHLIDFTLENAVRSGVRQVLVAGQYRANNLSDYLQRAWAGRFDQGLVFRNGFQFAPGGYAGTADAVRANFEAVLNSGADTVLVLSADHVYRMDYRQMIEAHRASGAKVTVAADLVDIDKASSFGVLDVNADGRIRHFLEKPNDPPALCADPTRALVSMGIYVFDRAWLAQALCCDDRHDFGHEILPIAVDEGVAHAYRPAAYHGGTFYWRDVGTLDSYLQAQLDFIAGTSRPFSAGHMECFSPAVRRAAMTGSVLLPGATVEEGAMLSRAIVAAGVRVPSQLRVGFDRDEDLHWFRTTANGTALITAGMIANWQAAHSSGKPLEYGANVVGV; encoded by the coding sequence ATGCTCGATGCGTTGGTGTTCACGGAACATTCGCGAGAGCCAATGATTGCACCCTTTGAGTCCATCAGAGGTCCTGAAATGTTCATTCACTTTGAAGAGCCTACGAAAACCTTCTGCATATTGCTGGCAGGAGGGAAGGGCGCTCGCCTTCACGAGCTGACAGAGAATGTGTGCAAGCCCGCGCTTCCGTTTGCGGGCGGCCATTTGATAGACTTTACGCTGGAAAATGCAGTGCGCTCGGGGGTGCGTCAGGTGTTGGTCGCTGGGCAATATCGGGCGAATAACCTGAGCGACTACCTGCAACGGGCCTGGGCGGGCCGTTTCGACCAAGGCCTTGTCTTTCGAAATGGATTTCAGTTTGCCCCAGGTGGATATGCCGGAACGGCGGATGCTGTTAGGGCAAATTTCGAGGCCGTTTTAAACAGCGGGGCGGACACGGTTTTGGTGCTGTCTGCCGATCATGTCTATCGTATGGACTATCGTCAAATGATCGAGGCGCATCGGGCTTCGGGCGCGAAGGTCACAGTAGCAGCTGATCTGGTTGATATCGATAAGGCGTCTTCATTTGGCGTTTTGGATGTCAACGCTGATGGGCGTATTAGGCATTTTCTGGAAAAGCCCAATGACCCGCCTGCGCTGTGTGCTGATCCGACGCGCGCCCTCGTAAGCATGGGCATCTATGTCTTTGATCGGGCTTGGCTGGCACAGGCACTGTGCTGTGATGATCGTCATGACTTCGGGCATGAAATTTTACCCATCGCCGTAGACGAGGGTGTCGCCCATGCCTATCGCCCAGCCGCCTACCACGGGGGCACATTCTATTGGCGTGATGTCGGCACATTGGACAGTTATTTGCAGGCGCAACTTGATTTCATCGCAGGAACATCGCGCCCGTTTTCTGCTGGACATATGGAATGTTTCTCGCCCGCAGTGCGTAGAGCGGCGATGACCGGAAGTGTTTTGCTGCCGGGAGCCACCGTGGAAGAGGGCGCCATGTTGTCACGCGCCATTGTGGCAGCGGGCGTTCGGGTGCCCTCGCAGCTGCGGGTTGGATTTGACCGCGACGAGGATCTCCATTGGTTCAGGACGACCGCCAATGGAACCGCGTTGATCACAGCCGGTATGATTGCCAATTGGCAAGCGGCTCATTCCAGCGGAAAGCCGTTGGAATATGGTGCAAATGTGGTCGGGGTTTAG